CCGGCTACACAAAAGGCATTGGCATATCGGGCAAACTCAACGAGCCAGCCACCCGCTGGGCAGGCATCATGCGAGCATTGAACACCAACGACTTCGAAGCCGCCAACATCGAATTCGTGGAGTTCTGGATGCTCAACCCCTATATGGAAAAAACCGACGACCCCGGCAACGTCTCTACCGACGGAACCATGTACATTGACCTCGGCACCATCTCGGAAGACATCATGCGCGACGGACGGCAGTTTTTTGAAAACGCCCTGCCCACAGGCCAAGGCACCGGAACCACAGCCCGCACCCCATGGGGCCGAGTGCCCGTGTTGCCTCCCGTCGTCAATGCGTTCGACAACGACCCCGCCAAACGCGGCTTGCAAGACGTCGGCCTCGATGGCTTGGACAATGACGGCGAACGAGACAACTTCAGCGATTGGCTGGCACTCATTCAAAGCTCAGACCTCAGCCCCAACGCCAAGGCAGAAATCCTTGACGACCCTTCCAACGACGATTTCATCTATTACCTCGACGAGCGCTTCAAATCCACCTCGCCGGGTATGCTGACCCGCTATCGCAAGTTCAACAACCAACAAGGCAACTCCCCCGTCAACAACACCAACAACCTCAACCCATCGGCCACCAATATCCCCGACTCCGAAGACCTTAACCGCGACAACTCGCTCAACGAAAACGAATCCTATTTCCGCTACCAAATCCCCCTGATTAAGGGAGCCGTTCAAGTCCGCGACGCATCCGGCAATATCGTCACCTTCGAGGGCATTGACTTCGAAGACCCCACGCTGAAATCCATCATCACCGACACAGTGGTGTTCCAAAAAGAAGTAGGTGGCCCCTACTACGTTTGGTATCGTTTCAAAGTGCCACTCGACCTACAGACCCGCCAAACCATCGGCGGCATTCAGGACTTCCGTTCCATCCGCTTCATCCGTTTGTTCTGGAAAGGCTTCACCGAGCGCACCACGTTCCGTTTTGCCACACTCGAACTGGGCCGCAACCAGTGGCGGCGCTTCACGCAGGACATCCTCTCCTGCAAACCCACCGACCAGCCGTGGAGCGCCACCGCCTTCGACGTGAACGCCGTGAGCATCGAGGTCAACTCCGCCCGAACACCGTTCAACTACACCATCCCCTTTGGTATTTCGCGTGAACAATCCGTCGGCGCCTTCCCCGACGTGTTGCAAAACGAGCAATCGCTCGCCATGACAATTTGCAGCCTCCAATACTGCGATGCACGAGCTGTTTTCAAACCATTGAACATGGATTTGAGGCAATTCAAACGCTTAAAGATGTTCGTGCACGCCGAAGCCAGCGACCCGATTTCGTTCCCCTTGGATTCCACCAAACTGACGGTATTCCTGCGCCTCGGCTCCGACTATGTGAACAACTACTATGAGTACGAATTGCCGCTCATGCCCTCCGACGTGAACAACCTGAACGGCAACCCGGATAGCCGCGCATACAAAGACGAGGTATGGCGGCCAGAGAACAGCTTCGACTTCCCGCTAGAGTTGCTGACCGACGTGAAAAAATTACGCAACGATGCCAATGCCCGGCTCGACACGGCTTACGTCGTGCCAGACCCCGACAACCCGCGCGGCCTGGTAAAAGTGGTGGGCAACCCAAACCTCGGCTTTGTCAAAGGCGCCATGATTGGCGTGCGCAACGTGTCGGAAGACCAAAGCCGACAATGCGTGGAAGTCTGGCTCAACGAATTGCGCCTCAACGGGTTCAACGAACAACCCGGCTGGGCCGGGCAAGCACGGGTGGACATGAAATTAGCCGACTTCGGCAACATCTCCCTCGCCGGGATGTACACCAGCATCGGCTGGGGAAGCATCGAGCAAAGACTCATCCAACGCCAGCGCGAGGAAGTCATTCAATACGACGTGTCCACCAACCTCGAATTGGGCAAGTTTTTGCCAGAAAAAACAGGCATCAAAGTACCCTTCTATGTCCAGTACTCCAATATCACGCGCAACCCCGAATACGACCCTTATGACCTAGACATCAAATTGAAAGACAAATTGCGCGAAGAAACCGACCCGGCAGCACGCGACAGCATCAGGACAGTGGCGCAAGACGTGACCACAATAAGCGGCTTCAACTTCACCAACGTGCGCAAAGAACGGCGAGGCAATAAAAAACCCATGCCTTGGAACATCGAGAATTTTAGCCTCACTTATGCCTTCAACCAAACACGCCGCCGAACACCCTTCATCATCAACGACCACCTCAAACAATACAAAGGCGGCATTGATTACCAGTATGCGACAGGGCTAAAACCCATCGAGCCTTTCAAAAAATTGGTGAAAAACGAAAAGTGGCTCAAATTCATCAAGGAATTCAATTTCAACCCCATACCCAACACCTACGCCGTCGGCACCGACTTGGAACGCATCACCCAAGTGACAACCTGGCGCTTCGCAGGAGAAGACCCCGAACTGAACACCTACTACAATCGCCGCTTCACCTGGGACCGCGACTACAGCGTGGGCTGGGACATCTCGCGCTCCCTGCGCTTCAACTTCGACGCCATCGCACGCAACCTCATTGACGAACCCTATCAATACAAACCCGACGGCGTGGCCTACACCGACAAAGAACGCCGCGACTCCATCTGGACGAATATCAGGAACCTAGGCCGTCCGAAAAACTATCAGCACAATGCCAGCATCAACTGGAACGTGCCACTTCGTTTCTTCCCATTCATGGATTGGATGACGGTGAAAGCCTCCTACACAGCAGGCTATATCTGGACGGCACAATCCCTCAAATTGCAGAACCTCGACGCCGGCGACTATCAAGAATTCGTCAATTCACGCCACCTCGGCAACGTCATTCAGAACAACAACATCCGCCAAATCAACGGAGACTTCGATTTGGCCAAACTCTACGACAAGAGCAAGTATTTGTCAAAAATAAACAAGCCCGGCAAGCCCGGCGCACAAAAATCAAGCCCCAGAACCAACGACCGCAACAACCCACTCCCCACCCCCGGAGCACCCGGCAGCGGCGGCAGTGGCGGAAGTGGCCCCGGGGGCAAAAACAACCCGCCCGACCCCAGAAGCGGGCGCCCGGCAGGAGCACCCGGAGCCGCAGGCACCAACGACCCATCCGGCACAGGAAAGGACGACCCGAAGGACAAAAAGAAGAAAGACAAGGACAAGGACAAGGACAAAAACAAAGACCGACAGCCATCCACCGCCGAACGAGTCGCCCTGCGCCCGCTCATGCTGGTGCGGAAAGCGCGATTCACATACAGCGAAAACTACGGAACCGTCATCCCCGGATTCACCCCCGAGCCAGAGCTCATGGGCCAAAGCAGCGGCTTCAAAGCCCCAGGCTGGGCCTTCGTGGCAGGCGTGCAGCCATCCGACCGCTGGTTTAAAGACGCGGGTGACAATGGCTGGATAACCCACCGCCCCGAACTCAACCAACAAGTGATGCGCAACTACACCCAAAACATTGACGGCGGCATCACATTGGAGCCGTTTCAGGACTTCCGCGTGGAAGTCACCGGCAACCGCCAATATGTGCGCAACAACACCTTCCTTTTCAAAGACCAAAACTTCGACCTCCACCCCGACTCCGTGGGTTTCATATCTCGCGCCCAACGCGACCTCGGCAGTTTCACCGTCTCCTATTTCTCCATGCAAACCCTGTTCAACAACGACATCAACGGCCTATTTGCCCGCTACCAGTCGTACCGCCCCATCATATCAGAGCGGTTGGGCGTGTTGGCAGGCGACACCAATCCGCACGGCGACCCCGACGATGCCGGAGAATACAAAAAAGGGTACGGACGCATCCATCAGGAAGTATTGATACCCTCCTTCTTGGCCGCATACAACAAACAAGACCCGAACACCGTGGGCTTGGATGTATTCAAAACCCGCCCCGCCCCCAACTGGCGACTCACATACAACGGCCTCTCAAAAATCGGCAACCTTAAAAAGTATTTTGCCAGCGTCCAAATCACGCACGGCTATAAAAGCACCCTAACAGTAAGCTCCTACAACACAGACATCTTCTACGACCCCAATAACCCATACACGGAAGATGAGCTGAGCTTCAACTATATCGCCCGGTTTGAAATACCCCAGGTGCTTATCAATGAACAGATGTCGCCCCTCATTGGCATGGACGTCAAACTCAAAAACGACATGGCCTTCAAACTCGACTTCAAAAAAAGCCGCACCCTCGCCATGTCGTTCATTGACTACCAACTCGCGGAAACACGCTCCTCCGGCTATGTGGTCGGCTTCGGCTATCGCATGAAAAACGTCAACATCGGCTTCCTCACTGGCAACAAAACCAAAAAAGGCAAGTCGAAAAAACCACCAGCCAAGCCAAATGCCCCCACACCCCCGCCCCCACGCGGCGGCACAGGCCAGCAACCCAACGACTTGAACTTCAAATTCGACTTCGAAATACGCGACGACATCACCGTGAACCACCGCCTCGACCAACTCGAAGAAGCAGTGCCCACACGCGGTGCCCGCACCATCAGCATCAACCCCTCGGTCGAGTACGCGCTCAATCGGCGCCTCTCGCTCCGCCTGTTCACCGACTACCGAAAGACAGTGCCCAAAACATCCCAATCTTTCCCCATCACGACCGTGAACGCAGGGGTGATGGTGCAGTTCAAACTGAATTGACAGCACCGAACAATCAACGCCACCAATTCCCGAAGGCACAAAGATTCCGAAAGCGAATCCTTGTGCCTTCTTCTTTGCGCCCGTTCAGACACCAACACGCCCAATTCTCCCAAAAACAGGAAACCTCACCGTCTTCGTCACCCCCTCAGGCCAAACATTGCGAAGCGAACCCATAAAAGACGCGGTAAGCGGCGAGCAGCCATTCTTATTTTCAAAATGACGCAACGCCGACCATGTGCCAAGATAGCCAAGCAGATGCGAGAGCGTCCACTGATATGTCATCGCCATATCGGGCAACGCTATCTCGGAAAAAGGGAAAGCAATCGTTGAATATGCCGTATCCACCAATTGCCGCTCGGCATCCCAGTAACTCCCCAAAACATCGCGGTACAGATACTGGATGACCTCGTCCGTCGGAGGGTCAACCGTCAAAAGTTGATACCCCACCAAAGCCAGCAACCCGCCAGGCTTCATCACATAATTTATTGCTGGATAGAATTTTTCAAAATCAAACCAATGCGCCGCCTGCCCCACCGTCACGAGGTCGAAAGCATCGGGAGAAAAAGAAGGATGCTCGGCAGCCTCCACACTATACCTGATGTTGGGATGTCGAATGGCGTTATGCAGTTGGTTGGCGCTGATGTCAGTCGCCTCCACCCATCGAAAACGCCCCGCCAACGCCACGGCTATTTGCCCATTCCCAGTGGCACAATCCCACGCACAATCAAACCCCTTGCAGTGCGCGAACAAAAAATCAAACAACTGTGGCGGATAACCCGGGCGGAAGCGGGCATATTCGGCAGAACGAGTGGAAAAATTGTCTTTCACAAAAACACAATTTGTTTTTTTATTGAAAAAAATGTTTTAATTTCGCCCGTCGTTTTTCTTTTCACAGGTCAAAACTATAAAAATCCGTTACTTTGGGCGCTCATCATAAAACATCGAAAACAGCCAACAAAGCTGCCAAAACCCGTTCGGCCAAGAACGAACAGCGTTCGACGAACAACGAACAACGAGGAATGACAGAAATCCGCTACACCGAAGAAGAAATCAAAACCCTCGAATGGCGCGAGCACATCCGCCTGCGCCCCGGAATGTACATCGGCAAATTGGGCGATGGCTCCTCCCCCGAAGACGGCATCTACGTCCTGTTGAAGGAAGTACTCGACAATGCCATAGACGAGTACGCGATGGGCTATGGTCGCACGATTGACGTGACCATCAACGAGGAAGGTGTCACTGTGCGCGACTACGGTCGTGGCATCCCGCTCGGCAAAGTCGTGGATGTCGTGTCAAAAATCAACACTGGCGCGAAATACGACTCCAAGGCATTCAAAAAATCCGTGGGCCTCAACGGGGTCGGCACGAAAGCCGTGAACGCCCTGTCGGAGTATTTCAAAGTCGCCGCCGTGCGAGAGGGACAAATGAAATGGGCGGAGTTTCAGTTTGGCAACCTGAAAAAGGAGAGCAAGCTGGAACCCACGAAAGAAGAAAACGGCACGCTCATCGTGTTCAAGCCCGACAATGGGATGTTCCGCCATTTTCGATGGGTCAACGAGTACGTGGAGCAACAACTTTGGAACTACGCCTACCTCAACGCAGGCCTGAAAATCAATTTTAACGGAAAAACTTTCCACTCCAAAAACGGCCTGCTCGACCTGCTGGAGAAAAAAACAGGCACAGAAGAAACACGCTACCCCATCATCCACCTCAAAGGCGACGACATCGAAATCGCCATGACACACGGCAACCACTACGGCGAGCAGAACTACTCTTTCGTGAACGGCCAAAACACCACGCAAGGAGGCACCCACCTCAACGCCTTCCGCGAGGCGCTGGTGAAAGTAGTGCGCACCCACTTCAAAAAAGACTATGATGCCAAAGACATCCGTGAAAGCATCATCGCTGCCGTGAGCGTGCGCGTGGAAGAACCCGTCTTCGAAAGCCAAACCAAAACCCGACTCGGCTCGGAGCGCATCGCACCCGACGGCCCCGCCATTCGTACCTGGATGAACGACTTCCTGTCAAAGGCGCTCGACGATTATCTGCACAAAAACCCTGACACGGCGAAGGCGATGGAGGCACGCGTCAAACAGAGCGAACGCGAGCGCAAAGAAATTTCGGAGGTAAAAAAACTCGCCAACCAACGCGCCAAAGCCGCCAACGTCCACAACAAAAAACTGCGCGACTGCAAATACCACCTCAACGAAAAAGGCCCGGACGAGCTCAAACTGGCCACCACGATTTTCATCACAGAAGGCGATTCGGCCAGCGGCTCCATCACCAAAGCCCGCGACGTGAACACACAAGCCGTGTTCAGCCTGCGCGGCAAACCTTTAAACTGCTACGGCCTGACGAAAAAAATCGTCTATCAAAACGAGGAGTTCAACCTGCTCCAACACGCCCTGAACATCGAGGACTCGCTCGACGACCTTCGCTACAATCGAGTCGTCATCGCCACCGATGCCGACGTGGACGGAATGCACATCCGCCTCCTGATGCTCACGTTTTTCCTCCAGTTTTTCCCCGATTTGGTCCGAAACGGCCACCTCTACATCCTCGACACACCGCTGTTCCGCGTGCGCGACAAGCAGAAAACTTATTATTGCTATTCGGAAACGGAAAAACAGGAGGCGATTCAAAAACTGCGCGGCAAACCCGAAATCACCCGATTCAAAGGGCTGGGCGAAATATCACCCCACGAGTTCGCCGACTTCATCAGCGAGAACATCCGCCTCGACCCGGTCATCCTGCCCGAAGACACCAACCTCGACCACGTCTTGGACTATTACATGGGCAAAAACACGCCAGAACGCCAAGAATTCATCATCGGCAACTTGCGCGTGGAGTTGGACATCATTGATACGCCTGAGGAAGAGGCACAGGTGGAGCCAGCCGCACAGGAAGAAGTAGAGGCTGCGTATACTTCGCGCCGTTAGGTTTTGTGCATGGCAAAAAGCGCAATCTGCTCAAAATCAAGGAAATAAATCATGGACATCTGACAAATCCTAGCGAATCAAGGTATAACTTGCCGCCAAAATCTTCTTCACATGACCGTTTCGGACATCACCGACCTCATTCTCCGCCGCCGTGCCGTTTTCCCGAAATTCTACATTCCGGGAAAACCCATCGAACGCGCCCTTATCGAGCAATTATTGGAAAACGCCAATTGGGCACCCACACACCGCCTCACCGAGCCTTGGCGCTTTCGGGTGTTTCATTCGGAAGAAAGCCGTCAAAAGTTGGGCGCTTACCTCTCGGATTTTTACCAAAAAAACACCCCGCCGGAGCAGTTTTCGGAAGAAAAAATGAAAAAAAGCGGAGAAAACCCGCTATTGGCCGGAGCTGTCATCGCCATCGTGATGCAGCGCGACGCGGAAGAGCGAGTGCCTGAGTTTGAAGAAATCGCCGCCGTCGCCATGGCCGTTCAAAACATGTGGCTCACCTGCGCGGCATCGAGTCTGGGTTGCTATTGGAGCACCCCAAGGGCGGCTTTGGAAGCTGACACATTTTTGAGTTTGCAGCCCGGCGAGCGCTGTCTCGGCTTCTTTTACCTCGGATGGCACAATATGCCGGCAATCCCCGGCAAGCGCCAACCCATTGAAGAAAAGGTGACTTGGCTTTGAAATCAGTAAGAGCCAAAATATCGCCTCAAAAACCACTCCGCCGCCAACAGCCCAGCCAATAGCGCGAATATCCACTTCAAGTTGATGAGCGGATTGGTTTTTGTCGTCTGATAGATGACGGGCTTCACGGTCTGATTGGCCTTTATTTTTGCCGCGATGCTCGCCAATTCGCTCGGTGCCACCGTCTCGCCGCCATACTGGGCGCTCAACTGGCGCAGCACGGAATGATTGGCCGTTGTTTCAAACAGTTCCAACTCGATAGGCCGCACACTAAAGCGCCCTTCGTAACTCAGATTTTGGCCGTTGAAGTTTGTCAGCGCCCTGAACGTATAGTTGCCCACAGGAAGGATGCCCGCGTTGAGCGAGTAGGCTTTGCCCAACTTGTTGAAAGTGTAGGTGAACTCCTTGCCATCGCTGTTGCGGATGCTCATGGCCACATCGGGGTCGTTCACCAGCTCATAGTTGTCATTGTAGAGCTCCGCGCCAAACATGACCGACTCGTTTTCATTGAAAATGCTCTTGTCGAGGTTGACGCGGAATTTGCGTTTGTCCTCTTTTTGGGAGAGATACTGCACGGATTTGCCGACCAATTCGTCAAAAATATCGTGGTTTTGGTGCTGCATATAGTCGAACAAACGCCACCGCCACAACCCCTCGCCGAGGAAAATGCCAGTCTTGATGCCGTTGGTTTCGCCAAAAGCGAGCAGCGGTTGTTCGGTGTCAATTTTGCCGATGCGTTTCCAAAGCAGCACCTGCGCTTGCGGGGTGGCGGCAAATTTGCCAAATGCCGAAGTGACGGGATTGAACTTTGGCAATTCCGTCAGCACTTTTGAGTCCAATGTGAACGAAGCAAACTGCGACGACACCTTTCCCTGCACGTCGTCGCTCTGCCGACCGTCGCTCTGCATACTCACCAATCCTTGTTCCTTTGCCAACTCCGTGAAATTGGTCTGCATACCCGCAATGAAAAGGCGCGGTATCCGCTTGTCGTTGAGGACGCGCAAGATGCCCGAAATCTCATTTGTGTTGGAGGGCAGATTGTGCAACACCACGAAATCGTACTTGGTCACATCCAGCCCCGGGTCGCCTGCCATGCCGACGGTGACTTGATAGTTTTTATTGACCTCCAGCGTCTGCCGGGTCGCTGAGACATCGGGATGCGGGCCATTGGCCAGCAATAGTATTTTCTGGCGAGCATCGAGCACGTCAATAAAAATGTCCTTGCGGTTGTTGGCGGTGGAGGCCTCGCCCGGCAGCGTGGCGACGCTCACGCGGTATTGTGCCACGCCGGGTTGGTCGGCTTCGAGCGTCACCTCTTTGGTCGTGAAAAAGTCGCTGCCCACCACCGAGAGGGGGATGCTATGCAGCGCTCGCGTCTGCTCGCCTTCCACCTTGCTGACGTTGAGCACCGTTTGCTGCCCGGCGCAATTGGTGGCCGCCACGTCAATTTGAACCGTGAATTTATCACCGAGGTAGGCGATTTTGTTGTGAAAAACCCTTTTCACGAGCAAATCCTTCTTTGGAGTCGTGTCGCCCAAAGCCACCGAATAAATGGGGGCGGAGAGCTGTGCGTCCGAATAGGCGGGGTTGCTGCCCTCGTTGTAAACGCCATCCGAGGCAATGACGACCGCGCCGAGGTTTTGTCCGCCAAAAAGGTCGTAGATGCCGCGCAAAAGTTCGGAGAGGTTGGTCACTTTATCCGAAAATTCAAAATTCACCCCTTCGCGCACGGCATCGCCAAAAGCTAGTTCGCGCACTTCATAATCATCAGAAAGGTCTTCGCGCAGCGTTTGCCAATTTTGTTTGTACTGCTCCAACGCCTCGCCCGACAATCCAGCGGCGATGCTTTCCGATTGGTCTTGCGCCAGCACCACCACAGGTCGCTTCGTCTCGGTCAGCAAACTTTTCAGCAAAGGAGAAAGCAACAAAGCACTCAGGATGGTCACAGCGAGCCAGCGCATGATGCCCAGCCACAGGTGAAGTCGGGGTGTTTGTTCGCGGAAAGTCGTATCGCGGTAGTAGAGCAGCATCGCATAGCCCAGTCCCAACAACGCACAAAAAATGAGAAACCAAGCAGGATATTGAAAGGTAAGGTCAAGCATCGGGAATAAGTCATTAAGGTCAGTCATTTGAGCAGCGCGTTCGCCACAACGTCATTTGGCAAAATGATGAAATGAACGCCATCGCCTCACAACGACGAGATAAGGGGACGCAAATTTCAAGAAATTGTTGCAAATCAAAGGTGTGGCTTTCGACCGAAACACCCCAACCGCTCACGGAAAACAGGTAGAACGAGGATATTGGCAAATTCACGACTTTGGGTGAACGAGGATATAGCGGGAGTTTTCATCTTTGTCAACACTTATTCCACTTAATCTTTCCTCACATGAAAAAAGAAATCGTCTCCTTTGCCCTGTCGCTTGCCTCTTTTCAACTCTTCGCTCAAGGCTACTGTATCGGCGATACCGTCGTTTTCACGGAACCTGCTCGCCCGGTGGCCTACGACGACGTGGTGTATAAAACCGCCCCACAGATAGACGAATGGTTTTTCAATGTGCCCGATAACATCCGGCTACGGGTCTATTATCCGACCGATTTGCCCGCCGCCGAACGCCGCCCTTTGGTCATCCTGATTCATGGCGGTTATTTCATTTGGGGTAGTTATCTCGACTTCGATGGGCTGGCCAAGTCACTGGCAGAGAAGGGGTTCGTGGCAGCCACCGTTGGCTATAGGCTCTGTAACCGCACCGACTGTGTGGTGGCAAGAGCCACCAATTACCCCTGCAATGTCAGCTGGCCGTATTCATTCGTGCCAAGTGCCTATGTGGCGGCGGTGGATGTGCACGACGGGATTCGCTGGCTTCAGGAACGCGCCGCTACTTATCATATTGACCCCGAAAAAATTATTGTGGGAGGTCACAGTGCAGGTGCTTACACGGCGCTCAATGTCGCGTTTATGGACCAGGACGAGGTACAGCAGGTCATCCCCAGCGCCGGCGTGAGCGGCAAGTATCTTGGGGAGCCGCTCGACCCCGTGACTGGCATAAGAGCCTGCATACCCATGGCGGGCGCAATTCTTGACCTCGACTGGATTGGCACAAAAGAGATAACGGAACAGGGCATCGCCGTCGGCATCGTGCACGGCACCAACGACGGTGTTGTGGCCTACGACAGCGGCCCCCCAGTACCCTGTTGCCAAACCTACGGCGGCATCGTATATGGCGGATGCGGCATCGCAAAGCACGTCAGGGCGCTCGGTGGGAACTATTACATGCTCACAGGCAAAGGCTATGGCCACGACATCGGAGAGCCGGCATGGGCCGAAGAACTGGCTGTGCAGCTCCCCGCGTTCATCATCCGAACGGTGGTGTGCGGCAAGCCAATCGAAAAACATTCCATTCACGAACGCATTCCCCCGTTGCCTCTATGCCCAAACAATACCCCCAACCTGCCTGCCCCCCCGGTTTGCGACTTGGGCACAACCACCCCACCCATCGTGACCCCCACGCACGAATTGCATCTCGCTTATGCAAACCATCAATTGCCCCTGTCGGTCTATCCGTCTGTCACCGACGGCTCCATTCACATCGAGGCGCTGACACCCGAGGCCGACACTACTTGGCTGCTGACGGCCATGAGCATGGACGGGAGGGTGGTTTTTCGAGGGCAACTGCCATTGGATGGCATCACGACGGTGGAGCTGAGCGATGCTCCGCCGGGGGTGTACGGCCTTTTTTTCCAATCGGCAAAAAGCGGGAAAAGCGGAGTGGTGCGCGTGGTGAAGGCGAGATAGCCGCTCTTCATGGGCGGGGTCAAAAGGGCTTGAACAAATCTTCCAGACTTTGAGGCCTTCGTGCTTTTTCCCAAAAAAAGCCGTCGAGTTTTTTCGACTCCCTGCCCACCTTTCGCATGGGTATGAATTTGCCCGATGGTTCGTTGTAGAATTTGATGCCCTCCACTTTGTTGTTCCCAAAAAAGAGGCGCATTTCCGAGCACTCGGTTTCATTTACGCCGATGTAGGCGCGTGCGTCGTCGAGCGCATAATATACGGCTTGCGCGTTGCCCTCCACCAGCATCTCGCGTATTTGGTCATCGCGAAAAAAAGCGGTGGTGTATCGCCCTCTGATTTGATTGAAAAGCAATTCATCGTCCGAGTTGATGACCAGCGCGTTTTGGCGCAGCCATATCCTGTCCAATTTTTTGTCTTTCAATAAAATCCGAATCGTGTCGGCGGAAAACTGCGAAGTGTCGGCCCAGATGATGGGCAGGTTTTGTAGCTTGTAAAACCAAAAAATAGAATCTTCCGAACTGAACGAGAGCGAGTCGCACACGGCTTGCAAATCGCTTTTGTAAATCCGCACATCCAAGTGGGCGAGCAGCAGTCGGGTGTCTGAAGAGGTGTCGGGCTTGAAGGAAGTCAGCGTGTCGGCAGCCAAATACAGCGTGTCTCGGTCAATGAGGGACTTCATCAGCGGCCTCCCGTCGGCACCCGCCTCGCCCGCGCCGCCATAAGCATTGAGATAGTCGGATTCCTTGTTGTAATCCATGCGCCATGCGAGGATGGTGAAATCGCTCGTCGTGTCCGTCCACACCACGTCGCCCAAGGCCACGCCGCTGCCATTGGCATCATCGAAATCAAGCGAATCGGCTTCGATGATGTTGGGCGGGTCGCTCACACGGCCCCTTCCGGCGATTTGGTAGCGTTTGTTCTGGCTGTTGTAGCGGATTTCCTCGCCCACGATGTCGCGCGTGCTATCTTGGTAATGCGCATCGCCTATCAGCACGATGTCGTCGTTTTGCGTGTTGTAACGGATGACATTCGCCGATGTCATGCGGTTCTTCTCCTCAATGTAGGCATCGCCTTCGAGCACATAT
This genomic interval from Saprospiraceae bacterium contains the following:
- the sprA gene encoding cell surface protein SprA, with translation MTKKNFLLALTGLLCLATLYAFSHPESVRESVLTIFFPEKKPSLAVEYSPASTDVQAARRTATAPSDTFPPLGERFGDFINSGGANPIDLKDPKAIEQKVEYDPETNMYIVTEKIGDDYYRAPTYMTFSEYVKWRDEKQQRDYFDRLQGVSMPGDGSGSGLADPIAKFDVKTSLVDRLFGGTEVTVRPQGNINLTFGFNYQKIQNPILTLRQQRTGIFDFDMDINMSAAGKIGEKLDLNFNYNTRATFDFDNQMKIKYDTKTFGEDEILQNIEAGNVSMPLRSNLIKGAQNLFGVKTEMKFGHLRWTFLLAQQRSRQQNLNLQGGAQVQLFEKPIDEYDENRHFLISQWNRNEFEPAMSCLPVPMSLFNITRMEVWITNDKLVTENVRDIVAIMDLAEPAPYLDGDVPDCPLCPDFSLPAPPARDIKGNPLPDNSNNQIYPQIAADIKADKAFRFSDKIVSRLTTPPYGMTQIRDFEKVRGRLLSPAEYTYHEQLGFLSVNLNVQPDQVVAVALEYTYNGQPYKIGEFTSDVPNGDSLNQNVLFLKMLKSTTANVRYPIWDLMMKNVYAVGAANVDPNEFRFDIFYEDPGKGQKRFLDDATLPANLRSRPLLQVFGLDNLNLQGDPGPDGIFDFVPGLTINLRSGRVMFPVLEPFGRYLADTMANSGVSQETINRYAYPQLYDSTLFRAREFQQLNRFTLRGQYKSSTSSEISLGTFNLPRGSVRVSAGGRQLIEGQDYQVDYNIGRVKILNDAILQSGQNVSVSYEDNTLFGFQSRSMLGMRFDYELSKDINIGATYMNLFERPLTQKVNIGEDPINNKMYGLDFNISKDAPWLTRLVDKLPFISTKEPSSITAQAEIAALRPGHNRAINQGGEKGGTVYIDDFEGTTANLPLANPANAWVIASTPQGDDQLFPESSAFLDTNIILARGANRAGITWYVPDPSARDGIDAVNPYSRIIQYQDIFPNRQLTPLEQSNLRSFDVTVYPRDRGPYNFDLPNGGYPGYTKGIGISGKLNEPATRWAGIMRALNTNDFEAANIEFVEFWMLNPYMEKTDDPGNVSTDGTMYIDLGTISEDIMRDGRQFFENALPTGQGTGTTARTPWGRVPVLPPVVNAFDNDPAKRGLQDVGLDGLDNDGERDNFSDWLALIQSSDLSPNAKAEILDDPSNDDFIYYLDERFKSTSPGMLTRYRKFNNQQGNSPVNNTNNLNPSATNIPDSEDLNRDNSLNENESYFRYQIPLIKGAVQVRDASGNIVTFEGIDFEDPTLKSIITDTVVFQKEVGGPYYVWYRFKVPLDLQTRQTIGGIQDFRSIRFIRLFWKGFTERTTFRFATLELGRNQWRRFTQDILSCKPTDQPWSATAFDVNAVSIEVNSARTPFNYTIPFGISREQSVGAFPDVLQNEQSLAMTICSLQYCDARAVFKPLNMDLRQFKRLKMFVHAEASDPISFPLDSTKLTVFLRLGSDYVNNYYEYELPLMPSDVNNLNGNPDSRAYKDEVWRPENSFDFPLELLTDVKKLRNDANARLDTAYVVPDPDNPRGLVKVVGNPNLGFVKGAMIGVRNVSEDQSRQCVEVWLNELRLNGFNEQPGWAGQARVDMKLADFGNISLAGMYTSIGWGSIEQRLIQRQREEVIQYDVSTNLELGKFLPEKTGIKVPFYVQYSNITRNPEYDPYDLDIKLKDKLREETDPAARDSIRTVAQDVTTISGFNFTNVRKERRGNKKPMPWNIENFSLTYAFNQTRRRTPFIINDHLKQYKGGIDYQYATGLKPIEPFKKLVKNEKWLKFIKEFNFNPIPNTYAVGTDLERITQVTTWRFAGEDPELNTYYNRRFTWDRDYSVGWDISRSLRFNFDAIARNLIDEPYQYKPDGVAYTDKERRDSIWTNIRNLGRPKNYQHNASINWNVPLRFFPFMDWMTVKASYTAGYIWTAQSLKLQNLDAGDYQEFVNSRHLGNVIQNNNIRQINGDFDLAKLYDKSKYLSKINKPGKPGAQKSSPRTNDRNNPLPTPGAPGSGGSGGSGPGGKNNPPDPRSGRPAGAPGAAGTNDPSGTGKDDPKDKKKKDKDKDKDKNKDRQPSTAERVALRPLMLVRKARFTYSENYGTVIPGFTPEPELMGQSSGFKAPGWAFVAGVQPSDRWFKDAGDNGWITHRPELNQQVMRNYTQNIDGGITLEPFQDFRVEVTGNRQYVRNNTFLFKDQNFDLHPDSVGFISRAQRDLGSFTVSYFSMQTLFNNDINGLFARYQSYRPIISERLGVLAGDTNPHGDPDDAGEYKKGYGRIHQEVLIPSFLAAYNKQDPNTVGLDVFKTRPAPNWRLTYNGLSKIGNLKKYFASVQITHGYKSTLTVSSYNTDIFYDPNNPYTEDELSFNYIARFEIPQVLINEQMSPLIGMDVKLKNDMAFKLDFKKSRTLAMSFIDYQLAETRSSGYVVGFGYRMKNVNIGFLTGNKTKKGKSKKPPAKPNAPTPPPPRGGTGQQPNDLNFKFDFEIRDDITVNHRLDQLEEAVPTRGARTISINPSVEYALNRRLSLRLFTDYRKTVPKTSQSFPITTVNAGVMVQFKLN
- a CDS encoding class I SAM-dependent methyltransferase, translated to MKDNFSTRSAEYARFRPGYPPQLFDFLFAHCKGFDCAWDCATGNGQIAVALAGRFRWVEATDISANQLHNAIRHPNIRYSVEAAEHPSFSPDAFDLVTVGQAAHWFDFEKFYPAINYVMKPGGLLALVGYQLLTVDPPTDEVIQYLYRDVLGSYWDAERQLVDTAYSTIAFPFSEIALPDMAMTYQWTLSHLLGYLGTWSALRHFENKNGCSPLTASFMGSLRNVWPEGVTKTVRFPVFGRIGRVGV